In the Pseudomonas sp. TH06 genome, one interval contains:
- a CDS encoding papain-like cysteine protease family protein, with protein sequence MLTTEATRFTGETLPRCLIGHLLDPQLVEVEAAAQVHALAASLNFNMQKQTQTNWCWAAVSASVGNYYGTGSWTQCGVASSALDRNCCNQPGPCNVYGYLDTALRITRSYNGMNQGSLQMSAIQNQISMGRPVGLRCAWYGGGAHFLTIYGTNGDYVLVADSIFGYSTRALNAFPRSYNGGGNWTNTYFTVKN encoded by the coding sequence ATGTTAACCACTGAAGCAACCCGATTCACCGGCGAAACCCTGCCAAGGTGCCTGATCGGCCATCTGCTAGACCCGCAACTGGTCGAAGTCGAAGCCGCTGCACAGGTCCACGCGCTGGCCGCCAGTCTCAACTTCAACATGCAAAAGCAGACCCAGACCAACTGGTGCTGGGCCGCCGTTTCCGCCTCGGTCGGCAACTACTACGGCACCGGGTCCTGGACCCAGTGCGGGGTGGCCAGCTCGGCACTGGATCGCAACTGCTGTAATCAGCCCGGGCCGTGCAACGTCTATGGCTATCTGGACACCGCGCTGCGGATCACCCGCAGTTATAACGGCATGAATCAGGGCTCACTGCAGATGTCGGCCATCCAGAACCAGATCAGCATGGGCCGACCGGTCGGCCTGCGTTGCGCCTGGTATGGCGGCGGTGCGCATTTCCTGACGATCTACGGCACCAACGGCGATTATGTGCTGGTCGCGGACTCGATCTTCGGCTATTCGACCCGTGCACTGAATGCCTTCCCCCGTTCCTACAATGGCGGCGGCAACTGGACCAACACTTACTTCACCGTGAAAAACTGA